In Pseudobacteroides sp., one DNA window encodes the following:
- a CDS encoding glycoside hydrolase family 9 protein — protein sequence MKNIKYFSKKAGSFILSAVILATTVTPINVNAADVEFNYAKALQYSQFFYDANMCGAGVDENNLYNWRSDCHVYDTELPLDTKNTNMSASFISANKSILDPDGNGKLDVSGGFHDAGDHVKFGMPEAYSGSTVGWGFYEFRDQYEATGQDAHTKTILRYFNDYFMKSTYLDDSGKAIAFCYQVGDGDIDHAYWNAPEVDEMFRRGWFATDELPSTDCVTAAAASLAINYLNFKDEDPTYADKNLKYAKALFQFAERIDPAKRKCNDDGPKGYYASSKWQDDYCWAASWLYLATKDDHYLDEVWKYYDYYAPSCWTHCWNDVWAGTACVLAEINDLYDKDGQVFEDKYRKAANKSPYETIDFWSQIAKLVDNWMNGTVPKITPGGYSFLNQWGSARYNTATQFVALVYDKHHGDKASKYGEWAKSQMQYLMGKNPINRCYIVGYNDIAAKFPHHRAASGLSKCEDTAPHKYVLYGALVGGPGASDQHIDVTADYIYNEVTIDYNAAFVGACAGLYRYFGDSSMKVTPDFPPKVIIDPGNNGGGNSYWVEAFGVDIAQADGPKATEITLYVCSDVKKTSKNISVRYYFDSTGMTSLDPNKIEMRQLYDQTAAETDYAAELSGPHLYKDKIYYVEIKWPNFVVANSNKKYQFALGTYAWQNYWNPADDWSHQGLSIEKDNWTGKPVKTDNICVYDAGVLVGGTEPDGTKPVVTTPTSPSPSNTNTPTPSPSNVKPGPDLNGDKVVNMADVILLAKAFNSVPGDANYKAEYDLNGDKAINIADVIIIAASFNKSVS from the coding sequence ATGAAAAATATAAAATATTTTTCAAAAAAAGCAGGTTCTTTTATTCTGAGTGCTGTTATACTTGCTACAACAGTTACTCCTATCAATGTTAATGCTGCTGATGTAGAGTTTAACTATGCAAAAGCATTGCAGTATTCTCAATTTTTTTATGACGCAAACATGTGTGGTGCCGGTGTTGATGAAAACAACCTATACAATTGGAGAAGTGATTGCCATGTTTATGATACCGAACTTCCGCTTGATACTAAAAACACCAATATGTCGGCAAGTTTCATAAGTGCGAATAAAAGCATTCTCGATCCGGATGGTAATGGAAAGCTTGATGTTTCGGGAGGCTTTCACGACGCAGGTGACCACGTGAAGTTTGGTATGCCTGAAGCGTATTCAGGATCTACTGTGGGGTGGGGCTTTTACGAATTCAGAGATCAGTATGAAGCCACTGGACAAGATGCTCATACTAAAACAATATTAAGGTATTTTAATGATTATTTTATGAAGAGTACATATTTGGATGACTCAGGCAAAGCCATAGCTTTTTGTTACCAAGTAGGCGATGGCGATATTGACCACGCTTATTGGAATGCACCTGAAGTAGATGAAATGTTCAGAAGGGGTTGGTTTGCTACTGATGAGCTGCCATCGACAGATTGTGTAACAGCCGCTGCGGCTTCACTTGCAATTAACTATCTGAATTTCAAAGATGAAGACCCTACTTATGCAGATAAGAACCTAAAATATGCAAAAGCATTATTTCAGTTTGCCGAGAGAATCGATCCTGCAAAAAGAAAATGCAACGATGATGGTCCTAAGGGATATTATGCTTCATCCAAATGGCAGGATGATTACTGCTGGGCTGCTTCATGGCTTTATTTGGCGACAAAGGATGATCACTATTTAGATGAAGTATGGAAATATTATGATTATTATGCACCTTCTTGCTGGACACATTGCTGGAATGATGTATGGGCAGGTACAGCATGTGTTTTAGCTGAAATTAACGATTTATATGATAAAGACGGACAGGTATTTGAAGACAAATACAGAAAAGCTGCTAATAAAAGTCCTTATGAAACAATAGATTTCTGGAGTCAGATAGCAAAATTAGTAGATAATTGGATGAACGGCACAGTTCCCAAAATAACACCTGGGGGATACTCATTCCTTAACCAATGGGGTTCTGCGAGATACAATACAGCTACTCAATTTGTAGCCCTCGTTTACGACAAGCACCATGGTGATAAAGCATCAAAATATGGGGAATGGGCAAAATCTCAGATGCAATATTTAATGGGAAAAAATCCGATTAATCGCTGCTATATAGTAGGATACAACGACATTGCAGCTAAATTCCCACATCATAGAGCAGCATCCGGTTTGTCCAAATGTGAAGATACTGCTCCCCACAAATATGTACTTTATGGTGCTTTAGTTGGTGGACCAGGTGCCAGTGACCAACATATCGATGTTACAGCAGACTATATTTACAATGAAGTTACAATAGATTACAATGCCGCATTCGTTGGAGCATGTGCAGGTCTTTACAGATACTTCGGGGATTCTTCAATGAAAGTTACTCCGGATTTCCCGCCAAAAGTTATAATAGATCCTGGAAACAACGGCGGTGGTAATTCATACTGGGTAGAAGCATTTGGTGTTGATATAGCACAGGCTGACGGACCAAAGGCTACTGAAATAACTTTATATGTATGTTCCGATGTTAAAAAGACATCAAAAAATATTTCTGTAAGATACTATTTTGATTCTACAGGAATGACATCTCTTGATCCTAATAAGATTGAAATGAGGCAGCTATATGACCAGACAGCAGCAGAAACGGATTATGCAGCCGAGCTTTCAGGACCTCATCTTTATAAGGACAAGATTTACTATGTTGAAATAAAATGGCCGAATTTTGTGGTTGCCAATTCCAACAAAAAATACCAGTTTGCATTGGGAACATACGCTTGGCAAAACTATTGGAATCCTGCAGATGACTGGAGTCATCAAGGTTTAAGCATCGAAAAGGACAATTGGACAGGAAAGCCTGTAAAGACAGATAATATCTGTGTTTATGATGCGGGCGTTCTTGTAGGCGGTACTGAGCCAGATGGGACAAAACCTGTAGTTACAACGCCCACGAGTCCATCTCCTTCAAACACAAATACACCTACACCATCCCCTTCAAATGTTAAGCCCGGACCTGATCTGAATGGTGACAAGGTAGTAAATATGGCTGATGTTATACTTTTGGCTAAAGCATTCAATAGTGTTCCTGGAGACGCAAACTATAAAGCAGAATACGATTTAAATGGCGATAAGGCTATAAATATTGCCGATGTAATTATTATAGCCGCCAGTTTCAACAAATCAGTAAGCTAA
- a CDS encoding LTA synthase family protein: MRSTIINKLKAALAPLSKYWVLAFYIISITYLELIFSLWTFKALSWDFAFAALFSLSAGSVLFILSSILPSKINKIVTASLLSLLIIAYGIQLIYYDVFKTPMSFYSLTGTGDVLQFRDIIVTAVLKNIVAVILLFVPLLILPFVIRKASIIRLRLKAFCFILLFFVLSHAYSIICINFTKESSFSQYTLYYKSYVPELSIKKLGLMTTMRLDIKKLVFGSDSSDNSPVSTDMDDEVSVTNIVYKIDETPMPSIEVAPTGIAPTPEPNYEANILDIDFNSIISKEKNKTLLDMHKYFSTVEPTKKNKYTGVFKGYNLILLTAEGFSPYAISRELTPTLYKMSTESFVFNNFYNPVWRVSTSDGEFVACTGLIPKPGIWSFSRTGKNYMPFVMGNQFKDLGYTLKAYHNHSYKYYDRHISHPNMGYDYKGVGNGLNIKKTWPESDLEMIDVTAGEYIGDKPFHTYYMTVSGHLNYSFGGNYIARKNKSHVEDLPYSDTAKAYIACNMELEFAMKSLVEKLEATGIADKTVIAISADHYPYGLPKENIDELSGHKVEDNFELYKSTFILWKKGMDTVIIDKPCSSLDIIPTLSNLFGLDYDSRLLMGTDILSDADPLVIFSNRSWITDKARFNTASNSIEYTNGSKADSNYIKAVNRVVSDKFKYSAKIIETDYYGKIK; this comes from the coding sequence ATGAGATCAACTATTATTAACAAGCTTAAAGCTGCTCTTGCTCCCTTAAGCAAATATTGGGTTTTGGCATTTTACATAATATCAATAACTTATCTCGAGCTTATTTTCAGCCTTTGGACGTTCAAAGCCTTAAGTTGGGACTTTGCCTTTGCAGCCCTATTTTCTCTATCTGCAGGCAGTGTTCTATTTATACTTTCAAGCATATTACCTTCCAAAATAAACAAAATAGTAACTGCATCACTATTATCTCTGCTCATTATTGCCTACGGTATTCAACTTATATACTATGATGTATTTAAAACTCCCATGTCATTTTACTCGCTTACGGGGACAGGCGATGTACTTCAGTTTAGGGACATTATTGTAACTGCTGTTTTAAAAAACATTGTTGCAGTCATACTGCTTTTTGTTCCTCTCCTGATTTTGCCCTTTGTTATCAGGAAGGCTTCCATTATAAGATTAAGGCTAAAAGCTTTTTGCTTTATATTGTTATTTTTTGTACTTAGTCACGCATATTCCATAATATGTATCAACTTTACTAAGGAAAGCTCCTTTTCCCAGTATACGTTGTATTATAAATCTTACGTTCCTGAGCTATCCATAAAGAAATTGGGCCTTATGACGACAATGAGGCTTGACATAAAAAAACTTGTCTTTGGATCAGACTCCAGCGATAATAGTCCTGTATCGACTGATATGGATGATGAAGTCTCTGTTACAAATATTGTATACAAGATTGACGAAACGCCTATGCCAAGTATTGAAGTTGCTCCCACAGGCATTGCTCCAACCCCCGAACCAAACTATGAGGCCAATATTTTGGATATAGATTTCAATTCCATTATTTCAAAAGAGAAGAACAAAACTTTACTTGACATGCATAAATATTTTTCTACTGTTGAGCCTACAAAAAAGAACAAGTATACCGGAGTCTTCAAGGGATACAATCTGATTCTTTTGACTGCTGAAGGCTTCTCACCCTATGCCATTAGTCGTGAACTGACTCCAACCTTATATAAAATGTCAACTGAGAGCTTTGTTTTTAATAACTTCTACAATCCAGTTTGGAGAGTAAGTACCTCTGATGGAGAATTTGTTGCCTGTACCGGGCTCATACCCAAACCCGGTATTTGGAGTTTCAGCCGTACCGGTAAAAACTACATGCCATTTGTAATGGGCAACCAATTCAAGGATCTGGGTTATACTTTGAAAGCTTATCATAACCATTCATATAAGTATTATGACAGGCATATTTCACATCCAAACATGGGTTATGATTACAAAGGAGTAGGCAATGGACTGAATATAAAAAAGACCTGGCCCGAATCCGATCTTGAAATGATAGATGTTACAGCTGGTGAATATATTGGCGACAAACCATTTCACACGTACTACATGACTGTCAGCGGCCACTTGAATTACAGCTTCGGCGGTAACTACATTGCAAGAAAAAATAAATCCCACGTTGAGGATCTTCCCTACTCTGATACAGCCAAAGCATATATAGCATGCAATATGGAGCTTGAATTTGCCATGAAATCTCTTGTTGAGAAGCTTGAGGCTACCGGTATCGCGGATAAGACAGTAATTGCCATTAGTGCAGACCACTATCCATATGGTCTGCCGAAAGAAAATATAGATGAGCTTTCAGGCCATAAAGTTGAAGATAATTTTGAATTGTACAAAAGCACATTTATTCTCTGGAAAAAAGGGATGGATACTGTTATTATCGATAAGCCGTGCTCGAGCCTAGATATTATACCCACTCTATCAAATTTGTTCGGACTTGATTATGACTCACGGCTTCTGATGGGCACCGATATATTATCTGATGCCGACCCTCTGGTGATATTTTCAAACAGAAGCTGGATAACCGATAAAGCCAGGTTTAATACAGCATCTAACTCCATTGAATATACTAACGGTTCAAAAGCAGACAGCAATTATATAAAAGCTGTTAACAGAGTTGTTTCTGATAAATTTAAATACTCCGCAAAAATAATTGAAACGGATTATTACGGAAAAATCAAATAA
- the trhA gene encoding PAQR family membrane homeostasis protein TrhA, which translates to MSKLPIKLTFGEEVANAVTHGVSSLLVLFSMPWVSIVAYTKGDSIYDVIGVTIFCVSIFFMFLMSTLYHIMEHETRHKKVMRIFDHIFIYVAIAGTYTPIAISVIGGWQAAVILSIQWAMVLFGILYKSISKNSMPKFSLTIYLIMGWTLIIFMPLFFQKANPPLFWLILAGGALYSAGAAIYARKGFKYHHMVWHLFVFFGALTHFIGICFFMYK; encoded by the coding sequence TTGTCAAAATTACCGATCAAACTCACTTTTGGAGAAGAAGTCGCAAATGCTGTAACCCACGGTGTATCATCATTGCTCGTACTGTTTTCCATGCCATGGGTATCAATCGTAGCATACACCAAAGGCGACTCAATATATGATGTAATTGGCGTTACTATTTTTTGTGTGTCAATATTTTTTATGTTCCTGATGTCAACACTTTACCACATTATGGAACATGAGACTAGGCATAAAAAAGTAATGAGAATATTTGATCATATATTTATTTATGTAGCAATAGCAGGCACATATACCCCCATAGCAATTTCTGTAATTGGTGGGTGGCAAGCTGCTGTTATACTTTCCATACAATGGGCTATGGTTTTATTCGGCATACTTTACAAGTCCATTTCAAAAAATTCAATGCCTAAATTCTCACTTACTATATACCTTATTATGGGTTGGACACTTATTATTTTTATGCCGCTGTTCTTCCAAAAAGCCAATCCTCCGCTTTTTTGGCTTATTCTTGCAGGGGGAGCACTGTATTCTGCCGGAGCCGCTATCTACGCCCGCAAGGGTTTCAAATACCATCACATGGTCTGGCATTTATTCGTATTTTTCGGTGCACTAACGCACTTTATCGGCATATGCTTCTTTATGTATAAATAA
- a CDS encoding MBL fold metallo-hydrolase, translated as MRKSRMILLTLILSLVICLSLQGCGGIKEANVKDTPTKPATTENNTSTVAVTAEKVKNSVYKNDTGKVLIKSATTDKEGSNTSYLIASKKGTAAVLDPYMLTPEVAGIKPSIITITHDHPDHMDYDYIQNDCRQSMMKEESFTVDDINVTGIAASHFSGDINKEYPSNAIYVYEVDGLRIAHMGDLGQDKLTDEQLEKLGQIDIAFMIFTDSPSYGTSTEKCITVLKQFKPSIVIPTHNSPEVIDAACKELGIKEKQDMESLAISKGDIEAGKIKFIRLK; from the coding sequence ATGAGAAAAAGTAGAATGATATTATTGACTCTAATACTAAGTTTGGTCATATGTCTATCTTTACAGGGTTGTGGAGGAATTAAGGAAGCTAATGTAAAGGATACACCAACAAAACCTGCTACTACAGAAAACAATACCAGTACTGTGGCAGTAACAGCTGAGAAGGTGAAGAATTCCGTTTATAAGAACGATACTGGAAAAGTGCTTATAAAAAGTGCTACGACTGACAAGGAAGGAAGCAATACCTCCTATCTTATAGCATCAAAAAAGGGTACTGCTGCTGTTCTTGATCCCTATATGCTTACACCAGAAGTGGCAGGAATCAAGCCTTCTATCATTACAATAACCCATGATCACCCAGATCATATGGACTATGACTATATCCAAAATGATTGCAGGCAGTCCATGATGAAGGAGGAAAGCTTTACTGTAGATGATATCAATGTTACAGGTATTGCTGCTTCCCATTTTTCAGGTGATATCAATAAGGAGTATCCTTCTAATGCCATATATGTATACGAAGTAGATGGATTACGTATAGCTCATATGGGTGATTTAGGCCAGGATAAGCTTACTGATGAACAGTTGGAAAAATTAGGGCAGATAGATATTGCCTTTATGATATTTACAGATTCACCCAGTTATGGCACATCCACCGAAAAGTGTATTACAGTACTTAAACAATTTAAACCAAGTATAGTTATACCTACACATAATTCTCCAGAAGTTATAGATGCAGCATGTAAAGAACTTGGTATTAAAGAAAAACAAGATATGGAGTCTCTTGCCATAAGCAAAGGCGATATTGAGGCTGGAAAAATCAAGTTCATAAGATTGAAATGA
- a CDS encoding anti-sigma factor domain-containing protein yields MIVCLAKGKAIVITRDFQSYYIKRSPTYYVGRKIEFTETDIIKNRPLSFKMGLTTACIVILFAVLFYLLLRLIS; encoded by the coding sequence ATGATTGTATGTTTGGCAAAAGGTAAAGCAATCGTGATTACTAGAGACTTCCAATCTTATTATATAAAAAGAAGCCCTACATATTATGTCGGAAGGAAAATTGAATTTACAGAAACGGATATAATAAAAAATAGACCTTTAAGTTTTAAAATGGGATTAACTACCGCATGCATTGTTATTTTATTTGCTGTTTTATTTTATTTGCTGTTGCGGCTTATATCCTAA
- a CDS encoding dockerin type I domain-containing protein — protein MENGNVAAWRDNNYGQCIMPEELTNVKAIAAGYSHTVALKEDGTVVAWGRNDADQCKIPSELTNVKAIAAGYNHTVALKEDGSVVAWGNNSYGQCYIPTGVTNIKAIAAGNCYTVVLKEDGTIAAWGNNNYGQCNIPADLINVKAAAGDGFTIALKEDGTVAVWGNNKNGQCNIPAGLTNVKAIVAGDMHAAALKEDGTVIAWGLNNYGQCDIPEGLKNVKAIAAGERHSVALKEDGTVVSWGYNGDGQCNIPGGLKDVVKIDASSDTTYVILEDGSIVGIGNKNIIIPSMYSFLNTEVSISPEEIQKGEDATLIINASINGTPLIGTSEIGNASYALDVDGQTLININTKASDIYEIKIFDENGTLIKKKNLKLAIPKILGDLNNDLTVNMLDVIIVAKAFNTAPEDPEYNPICDLNGDNVINISDIVKIAMNFNISYL, from the coding sequence ATGGAAAACGGTAACGTTGCTGCTTGGCGTGATAACAATTATGGGCAATGCATTATGCCGGAAGAATTGACAAATGTTAAAGCTATTGCTGCTGGGTACAGCCATACTGTAGCATTAAAGGAAGATGGTACTGTTGTTGCTTGGGGTAGGAACGATGCCGACCAGTGCAAAATTCCATCGGAGCTGACGAATGTAAAAGCTATTGCTGCAGGATACAACCATACTGTAGCATTAAAAGAAGACGGCTCTGTTGTTGCTTGGGGCAATAATAGTTATGGACAATGTTATATACCAACAGGCGTAACAAATATAAAAGCTATTGCTGCCGGAAATTGCTATACAGTGGTATTAAAAGAAGATGGGACTATTGCTGCATGGGGTAATAACAATTATGGTCAGTGCAATATTCCAGCAGATCTTATAAATGTAAAAGCTGCTGCCGGGGATGGATTTACGATAGCACTAAAAGAAGATGGCACTGTAGCCGTCTGGGGCAATAACAAAAATGGTCAATGTAATATTCCAGCAGGTCTTACTAATGTAAAAGCTATTGTGGCCGGAGACATGCATGCTGCAGCGTTAAAAGAAGATGGTACTGTTATTGCCTGGGGATTAAACAATTATGGCCAGTGCGATATTCCCGAAGGTTTGAAAAATGTAAAGGCTATTGCAGCAGGAGAGAGGCATTCAGTGGCACTAAAGGAAGACGGTACTGTTGTTTCCTGGGGTTATAATGGTGACGGCCAGTGTAATATACCTGGCGGACTGAAAGATGTTGTTAAAATTGATGCAAGTAGTGATACTACATATGTAATATTAGAGGATGGATCAATAGTTGGTATTGGAAACAAAAATATAATTATTCCTTCCATGTATTCATTTCTCAACACAGAAGTTAGTATAAGTCCTGAAGAAATACAAAAAGGTGAAGATGCAACTCTAATTATAAACGCAAGTATTAATGGAACACCTTTAATTGGAACCTCGGAAATAGGAAACGCTTCATATGCTCTAGATGTTGACGGTCAAACCCTTATTAACATTAATACAAAAGCTTCTGATATTTATGAAATAAAAATATTTGATGAAAACGGCACACTTATCAAAAAAAAGAATTTAAAGTTAGCAATTCCTAAGATTTTAGGTGATTTAAACAATGATCTAACTGTTAACATGTTGGATGTAATCATCGTTGCCAAAGCATTTAACACCGCTCCAGAGGACCCTGAGTATAATCCAATCTGTGACTTAAATGGTGATAATGTCATTAATATAAGCGACATAGTAAAAATTGCTATGAATTTTAATATTAGCTATTTGTAA
- a CDS encoding secondary thiamine-phosphate synthase enzyme YjbQ, translating into MNSYRKELYFNIPERRAYVNITSQVQQCINESGIKEGLVLVNAMNITASVFVNDDEAGLHKDFEKWLENLAPEKPHSQYNHNGYEDNADAHLKRQIMGREVVAAITKGKLDFGTWEQIFYGEYDGKREKRVLVKIIGE; encoded by the coding sequence ATGAACTCATACCGTAAGGAATTGTATTTCAATATCCCTGAGAGAAGAGCATATGTGAATATAACTTCTCAAGTACAACAATGCATTAATGAAAGCGGTATAAAGGAAGGTCTTGTATTGGTAAATGCAATGAATATTACTGCAAGTGTTTTTGTAAATGATGATGAAGCTGGACTCCATAAGGACTTTGAAAAGTGGCTCGAGAATTTGGCACCTGAAAAGCCTCATAGCCAATACAATCATAATGGTTATGAAGATAACGCTGATGCTCATCTAAAGCGTCAGATTATGGGCCGAGAGGTTGTTGCCGCCATTACCAAAGGAAAGTTGGATTTTGGAACATGGGAACAGATATTTTATGGGGAATATGACGGCAAGCGTGAAAAACGGGTTCTTGTAAAAATCATAGGTGAATAG
- a CDS encoding holin: MANQQQSRWRSKAAWVSTITLIVFVLKTYFKVEVPKVDELIDLVLLAATAWGVFNNPTNKKGF; the protein is encoded by the coding sequence ATGGCTAATCAACAGCAATCAAGATGGAGAAGCAAAGCTGCATGGGTATCAACTATTACATTAATCGTTTTTGTGCTTAAGACATATTTTAAAGTTGAAGTGCCAAAGGTTGATGAATTAATCGACTTGGTATTATTGGCCGCAACTGCCTGGGGTGTATTCAACAATCCTACAAATAAAAAAGGTTTCTAA
- a CDS encoding peptidoglycan recognition family protein: MQVITPKFNWQSPLVPLNLSKVLFVVLHHPAAFTATPEQIHQWHQANGWNGIGYNEYIRKDGTVVICRGDHIGAQCENMNSKSYGICCEGNYDIETKMPEAQFNSLVERLKYHKTRFKNLREIGPHKRFGNTACPGKYFPLQQVLAALEKDNEFENALKTWQSKGDMASPDYWAKNAVKGGLCKGEFVRQLIINAAKQ, from the coding sequence ATGCAAGTCATAACCCCAAAATTTAATTGGCAATCCCCCCTGGTACCTTTGAATCTTTCGAAGGTGCTTTTTGTTGTGCTGCATCATCCTGCAGCCTTTACCGCAACACCTGAGCAGATCCACCAATGGCACCAGGCTAACGGCTGGAATGGCATCGGCTACAATGAGTACATCAGGAAAGACGGTACCGTCGTTATCTGCAGAGGCGACCATATCGGGGCCCAGTGTGAAAATATGAACAGCAAGAGTTATGGCATATGTTGCGAAGGCAATTATGACATTGAAACCAAGATGCCTGAGGCTCAATTTAATAGTCTGGTTGAAAGGCTAAAGTACCATAAGACTAGATTCAAAAACTTAAGAGAGATTGGGCCACACAAGCGATTTGGCAACACTGCTTGCCCTGGGAAGTACTTTCCGCTGCAGCAGGTGCTTGCGGCTCTGGAAAAGGATAATGAATTTGAAAATGCTCTTAAGACATGGCAAAGTAAGGGCGATATGGCCAGCCCAGATTATTGGGCAAAGAACGCCGTTAAAGGCGGCTTGTGCAAAGGTGAATTTGTAAGGCAATTAATTATTAACGCTGCGAAGCAGTAG